A window of the Streptomyces sp. Ag109_O5-10 genome harbors these coding sequences:
- a CDS encoding aspartate/glutamate racemase family protein produces the protein MLALLHTSPLHVPVFDALRDEHHPGLELSHSVAPDLLARARRDGPEAVSGDVTAALRRSVADGGARAVLCTCSTIGEVAERAAGEIGVPVVRGDRPMAAEAVTAGRRVAVLATVESTLPPTLALLDDEARRADRPIRARARVVPDAWTRFAAGDIEGCARLVAAAADAVTDADVIVLAQASMASAARFTTTAVPLLSSPRPGLAAAARSARAPLG, from the coding sequence ATGCTCGCCCTCCTGCACACCTCACCGCTCCATGTCCCCGTCTTCGACGCCCTGCGCGACGAGCACCACCCGGGCCTGGAGCTGAGCCACTCCGTGGCCCCGGACCTGCTGGCCAGGGCTCGCCGGGACGGCCCCGAGGCGGTGTCCGGGGACGTCACCGCGGCCCTCCGCCGGTCGGTGGCGGACGGCGGCGCAAGGGCCGTGCTCTGCACCTGCTCGACGATCGGTGAGGTGGCGGAGCGCGCCGCCGGCGAGATCGGCGTACCGGTCGTCCGCGGCGACCGTCCGATGGCGGCCGAGGCGGTGACGGCGGGGCGCCGTGTCGCCGTCCTGGCGACGGTCGAGAGCACCCTGCCGCCGACCCTGGCCCTGCTCGACGACGAGGCCCGGCGCGCGGACCGCCCGATCCGCGCCCGCGCCCGGGTCGTACCGGACGCCTGGACCCGCTTCGCGGCCGGCGACATCGAGGGCTGCGCCCGTCTGGTGGCAGCCGCGGCGGACGCCGTGACCGACGCCGACGTGATCGTCCTGGCCCAGGCCTCCATGGCCTCGGCCGCGAGGTTCACGACCACCGCGGTCCCGTTGCTCTCCAGCCCGCGCCCGGGCCTGGCGGCGGCAGCGAGGAGTGCGCGAGCGCCGCTCGGGTAG
- a CDS encoding STAS domain-containing protein, producing MHPAPELSVRVDRRAQVVVVTVRGEVDYDDVADFERAWEAADRAGMPVTAVDLAGVTFADSMLLNALVRARHRHRADGRTLVLVGPLRAAVSRLLEISGTAELFTVTDVRPGYTGTDGG from the coding sequence ATGCACCCGGCCCCCGAACTGAGCGTGCGCGTCGACCGCCGTGCACAGGTCGTCGTGGTCACCGTGCGGGGCGAGGTCGACTACGACGACGTCGCCGACTTCGAGCGCGCCTGGGAGGCGGCCGACCGGGCGGGGATGCCCGTCACGGCGGTCGACCTCGCCGGGGTCACCTTCGCCGACAGCATGCTGCTCAACGCGCTCGTCCGGGCCCGCCACCGCCACCGGGCCGACGGCAGGACCCTCGTGCTGGTGGGACCCCTGCGGGCCGCCGTCAGCCGGCTCCTGGAGATCAGCGGCACCGCGGAGCTGTTCACCGTCACGGACGTCCGTCCCGGATACACCGGGACGGACGGCGGCTGA
- the gndA gene encoding NADP-dependent phosphogluconate dehydrogenase, with the protein MSTSAQIGVTGLAVMGRNLARNFARNGYTVALHNRTVSKTHELVENFGDEGDFIAAETAKEFVAALERPRRLVIMVKAGGPTDAVIEEFAPLLEPGDMIIDGGNAHFADTRRREKALREQGIHFVGMGVSGGEEGALHGPSIMPGGPKESYDSLGPMLEKISAKAADGAPCVTHIGPDGAGHFVKMVHNGIEYADMQLIGEAYQLLRDVAGYSPAQIADIFRTWNTGRLDSYLIEITAEVLAHVDAATGKPFVDVVVDQAEQKGTGRWTVQIALDLGVPVSGIAEAVFARSLSGHADLRAASRDLAGPKPKALSEAEAAAFADRVEQALYASKIVSYTQGFHEIQAGSDEYDWDIDLGAVASIWRGGCIIRAAFLDRIRAAYDARADLPSLLSDETFAREIAQAQDDWREVIIAATREGVAVPGFSAALAYYDALRAERLPAALTQGQRDFFGAHTYRRVDREGSFHTLWGGDRSEVTA; encoded by the coding sequence ATGAGCACTTCGGCGCAGATCGGCGTCACGGGTCTCGCGGTCATGGGCCGCAACCTCGCCCGGAACTTCGCGCGCAACGGCTACACGGTGGCGTTGCACAACCGCACGGTGTCGAAGACACACGAGTTGGTGGAGAACTTCGGGGACGAGGGCGACTTCATCGCGGCCGAGACCGCCAAGGAGTTCGTGGCGGCGCTGGAGCGGCCGCGCCGGCTGGTCATCATGGTCAAGGCGGGCGGTCCGACGGACGCGGTGATCGAGGAGTTCGCACCGCTCCTGGAGCCCGGCGACATGATCATCGACGGCGGCAACGCGCACTTCGCGGACACCCGGCGCCGCGAGAAGGCGCTGCGCGAGCAGGGCATCCACTTCGTGGGCATGGGCGTGTCCGGCGGTGAGGAGGGCGCGCTGCACGGGCCGAGCATCATGCCGGGCGGGCCGAAGGAGTCGTACGACTCGCTGGGCCCGATGCTGGAGAAGATCTCGGCGAAGGCGGCGGACGGCGCGCCCTGCGTCACGCACATCGGCCCCGACGGCGCCGGGCACTTCGTGAAGATGGTGCACAACGGCATCGAGTACGCCGACATGCAGCTGATCGGCGAGGCGTACCAGCTGCTGCGGGACGTCGCCGGGTACTCCCCCGCGCAGATCGCGGACATCTTCCGCACCTGGAACACGGGCCGGCTGGACTCGTACCTCATCGAGATCACGGCGGAGGTGCTGGCGCACGTGGACGCCGCGACCGGCAAGCCGTTCGTGGACGTGGTGGTGGACCAGGCGGAGCAGAAGGGTACCGGCCGCTGGACGGTCCAGATCGCGCTGGACCTGGGCGTGCCGGTGTCGGGTATCGCCGAGGCGGTCTTCGCGCGCTCGCTGTCCGGTCACGCCGACCTGCGGGCCGCGTCGCGGGACCTGGCCGGCCCGAAGCCGAAGGCGCTGTCCGAGGCGGAGGCGGCGGCGTTCGCGGACCGGGTGGAGCAGGCGCTGTACGCGTCGAAGATCGTGTCGTACACGCAGGGCTTCCACGAGATCCAGGCGGGCAGCGACGAGTACGACTGGGACATCGACCTCGGCGCGGTGGCCTCGATCTGGCGGGGCGGCTGCATCATCCGGGCGGCGTTCCTGGACCGGATCCGGGCGGCGTACGACGCGCGGGCGGACCTGCCGAGCCTGCTGTCGGACGAGACGTTCGCGCGGGAGATCGCCCAGGCGCAGGACGACTGGCGCGAGGTGATCATCGCGGCGACGCGGGAAGGGGTGGCCGTGCCGGGCTTCTCGGCGGCGCTGGCGTACTACGACGCGCTGCGGGCGGAGCGGTTGCCTGCGGCGCTCACGCAGGGGCAGCGGGACTTCTTCGGGGCGCACACGTATCGGAGGGTGGACCGGGAGGGGTCGTTCCACACGCTGTGGGGCGGCGACCGGTCGGAGGTCACCGCGTAG
- a CDS encoding transglycosylase family protein, which translates to MAERGRHRRYQPNRINRASLTVTAGGAGLALPLAAASSADAASVSTWDRVAACESSGDWGIDSGNGFYGGLQFTQSTWEAYGGTRYAPRADLATKDQQIAVAEKVLDGQGPGAWPVCSVRAGLTRGGDTPDVHTESAATHPATHHAAKSPAKGTAKSSVRDVQPQTTPQSRAGQAEMYTVVHGDTLSGIAEEHDVAGGWHRLYAANRTTVGPDPDLILPGQRLSLTGRATRTTAPKANSQAHPKADTRTKTRTRSEKAKTATHTGHTLVAPVDAPIGTGYHVSGSHWSKGYHTGVDFLAPTGSSVKAVEAGQVVTAGWGGSYGYQVVIRHADGRYTQYGHLSAISVRAGQSVSTGRRIGRSGSTGNATGPHLHFEVRTGPGFGTDIDPVAYLRAGGVRI; encoded by the coding sequence ATGGCCGAACGCGGCCGGCACCGCCGGTACCAGCCGAACAGGATCAACCGCGCCTCGCTCACCGTCACTGCGGGCGGTGCCGGCCTCGCGCTCCCGCTCGCCGCCGCCTCGAGCGCCGACGCGGCCTCCGTGTCCACCTGGGACCGGGTCGCCGCCTGCGAGTCCAGCGGCGACTGGGGCATCGACAGCGGCAACGGGTTCTACGGCGGGCTCCAGTTCACCCAGTCCACCTGGGAGGCCTATGGGGGCACGCGGTACGCGCCGCGCGCCGACCTCGCCACCAAGGACCAGCAGATAGCGGTGGCGGAGAAGGTCCTCGACGGACAGGGGCCGGGCGCCTGGCCGGTCTGCTCGGTGCGGGCCGGGCTCACCCGCGGCGGCGACACCCCCGACGTGCACACCGAGAGCGCCGCCACCCACCCGGCGACGCACCACGCCGCGAAGAGTCCGGCCAAGGGCACGGCGAAGAGTTCCGTACGGGACGTACAACCGCAGACCACGCCGCAGTCCAGGGCCGGCCAGGCCGAGATGTACACCGTGGTGCACGGCGACACGCTCTCCGGGATCGCCGAGGAACACGACGTGGCCGGGGGCTGGCACCGGCTGTACGCGGCCAACCGCACGACGGTCGGCCCCGACCCCGACCTGATCCTGCCGGGACAACGGCTGAGCCTGACGGGCCGGGCGACGAGGACGACCGCCCCCAAGGCCAACTCCCAGGCCCACCCGAAGGCCGATACCAGGACGAAGACCAGGACCAGGTCCGAGAAGGCGAAGACCGCCACCCACACCGGCCACACCCTCGTCGCCCCCGTCGACGCCCCGATCGGCACCGGCTACCACGTGTCCGGCTCGCACTGGTCGAAGGGCTACCACACCGGCGTCGACTTCCTCGCGCCCACCGGCAGCTCCGTGAAGGCGGTCGAGGCCGGGCAGGTCGTCACGGCGGGCTGGGGCGGCTCCTACGGCTACCAGGTGGTCATACGGCACGCCGACGGCCGCTACACGCAGTACGGCCATCTGTCGGCGATCTCCGTGCGGGCCGGGCAGAGCGTGTCCACGGGCCGGCGGATCGGCCGCTCGGGCTCCACCGGAAACGCCACGGGCCCGCATCTGCACTTCGAGGTGCGGACGGGGCCCGGTTTCGGCACGGACATCGACCCGGTCGCCTATCTCCGGGCCGGCGGCGTCAGGATCTGA
- the panD gene encoding aspartate 1-decarboxylase, producing MLRTMFKSKIHRATVTQADLHYVGSVTIDADLLDAADLLPGELVHIVDITNGARLETYVIEGERGSGVVGINGAAAHLVHPGDLVIIISYAQVTDAEARTLRPRVVHVDHGNRVVALGADPSEPVPGSDQERSPQAVSA from the coding sequence GTGCTTCGTACCATGTTCAAGTCCAAGATCCACCGCGCCACCGTCACCCAGGCCGACCTGCACTACGTGGGATCCGTGACCATCGACGCCGACCTCCTCGACGCCGCCGACCTGCTGCCGGGCGAGCTGGTCCACATCGTCGACATCACCAACGGCGCCAGGCTGGAGACCTATGTCATCGAGGGCGAGCGGGGCTCCGGGGTCGTCGGGATCAACGGGGCGGCCGCCCATCTCGTGCACCCCGGAGACCTGGTGATCATCATCAGCTACGCTCAGGTCACCGACGCCGAGGCGCGTACGCTTCGGCCGCGGGTCGTGCACGTCGACCACGGCAACCGGGTCGTGGCCCTCGGCGCCGACCCGTCCGAGCCGGTACCGGGCTCGGACCAGGAGCGCAGCCCGCAGGCCGTGTCGGCCTGA
- a CDS encoding GNAT family N-acetyltransferase, protein MSDIEIRDDRAAGRLEAVAGDEVVGHIEYFVLESPSRALVPVHTIVQPEHEGKGIAGSLARELYAISEREEIPVAPLCPYVVRWAERHPDVAPAPDPELLRAAKEWLVAHPGRF, encoded by the coding sequence ATGAGCGACATCGAGATCCGCGACGACCGGGCGGCCGGACGTCTGGAGGCGGTCGCCGGCGACGAAGTCGTCGGCCACATCGAGTACTTCGTCCTGGAGTCGCCCTCCCGGGCCCTCGTGCCCGTCCACACCATCGTGCAGCCCGAGCACGAGGGGAAGGGCATCGCGGGCTCCCTCGCCCGCGAGTTGTACGCGATCTCCGAGCGCGAGGAGATCCCGGTGGCCCCGCTGTGCCCGTACGTCGTCAGGTGGGCCGAGCGCCACCCCGACGTGGCGCCGGCACCGGACCCCGAGCTGCTCCGCGCGGCGAAGGAGTGGCTGGTCGCCCACCCCGGCCGCTTCTGA